One part of the Ruegeria sp. AD91A genome encodes these proteins:
- a CDS encoding choline/ethanolamine kinase family protein, with protein sequence MQNEPKNEIIQVLRNVAGFETLVEADIHTQRLGGLTNLVYRVEGGPRTVVVRIPGEGTEAYIDRAVEIHNARVAAKAGVGPEVLWADASSGVMISDCVTDIVTMTPEIFATRPGSAARAGKALKQLHGAPEPFKFRFELFSMISEYMKVLADKNATLPEGYADVVAEAAPIRALLRDKPGTLVPSHCDPLCENFLDDGQRMWIVDYEYSGMNDALWDLGDLSVEAGLSDEQELEMLTAYFGNPPSDAQIGRMVIYKAMCDLLWTLWGLIQHADENPAEDFWAYATSRFERCKALMLAPSFAAHARAVAQE encoded by the coding sequence ATGCAGAATGAACCAAAAAATGAGATTATTCAGGTCCTTCGCAACGTGGCGGGGTTCGAAACCCTTGTTGAGGCGGACATTCACACCCAGCGGCTGGGTGGGTTAACCAATCTGGTCTATCGCGTCGAAGGCGGGCCAAGGACGGTGGTTGTGCGTATCCCCGGTGAAGGCACCGAAGCCTATATCGACCGCGCGGTCGAAATCCACAACGCACGGGTGGCAGCAAAGGCCGGGGTCGGCCCCGAAGTTCTGTGGGCAGACGCGTCATCTGGCGTGATGATCAGCGATTGCGTGACCGACATCGTCACAATGACACCCGAGATTTTTGCGACGCGCCCGGGGTCTGCTGCCCGCGCGGGAAAGGCCCTGAAGCAGCTTCATGGCGCCCCTGAGCCGTTCAAGTTTCGGTTTGAGCTGTTTTCGATGATCAGCGAATACATGAAGGTGCTTGCGGACAAAAACGCCACCCTGCCAGAAGGTTACGCGGACGTCGTGGCAGAAGCGGCTCCGATCCGCGCGTTGCTGCGTGACAAACCAGGGACATTGGTCCCCAGTCATTGCGACCCGCTGTGCGAAAACTTTCTGGATGACGGCCAGCGCATGTGGATCGTCGATTATGAGTATTCAGGCATGAACGACGCCCTATGGGATCTGGGTGATCTGTCCGTCGAAGCCGGGTTGAGCGACGAGCAGGAACTCGAGATGTTGACGGCCTATTTCGGAAACCCGCCCAGCGATGCGCAGATCGGGCGTATGGTGATCTACAAAGCCATGTGTGATCTGCTGTGGACGCTGTGGGGATTGATCCAGCACGCGGATGAAAACCCGGCCGAAGATTTCTGGGCCTATGCCACAAGTCGGTTCGAACGGTGCAAGGCCCTGATGCTGGCTCCGTCCTTTGCGGCCCATGCGAGAGCCGTGGCGCAAGAATAG
- a CDS encoding encapsulin: MTNALDWNEDQWSAVNKAVHDEALRARVAASFLPLYGPLPADTQSVPLNKLSLVDNSSGASKERLDVNDYDTLRLTTVSVNVYLKGAQVADPELAAAQIMFRRAAAVVARVEDDIIFNGQPGTGQAPKHAGGAGTSLPQIYTISGGGKYPGLLEAGESKTNTATKKGYTGTDVFEAVVAGISTLETHGYLGPYACVMGNGLFRAATTPLPNSMVLPRDSILPFLDGPLLRSSTLPPNKAVLVSLLGAPVEIVVPSDIAVKYLQTSAEGEHIFRVQQKFHLRIKEAEAICTITC; encoded by the coding sequence ATGACCAATGCATTGGATTGGAATGAAGATCAGTGGAGCGCCGTGAACAAGGCCGTCCATGACGAGGCACTGCGCGCCCGGGTGGCAGCCAGTTTCCTACCCCTATACGGACCGCTGCCCGCAGACACGCAATCTGTTCCGCTGAACAAGCTCAGTCTGGTCGACAACTCATCTGGTGCATCCAAAGAACGTCTTGACGTGAACGATTATGACACCTTGCGCCTTACAACCGTATCGGTGAACGTGTACCTGAAAGGTGCACAGGTGGCTGATCCGGAACTGGCCGCAGCTCAGATCATGTTCCGCCGAGCAGCCGCTGTTGTGGCCCGGGTAGAGGACGACATCATTTTCAACGGTCAACCCGGTACCGGACAAGCCCCCAAACACGCTGGCGGCGCGGGCACCTCACTGCCGCAGATCTATACGATCAGCGGCGGTGGCAAATATCCGGGATTGCTTGAAGCGGGCGAAAGCAAAACCAATACCGCGACCAAAAAGGGCTATACCGGAACCGATGTTTTCGAGGCCGTCGTCGCGGGCATCAGCACGCTGGAAACGCATGGCTATCTGGGCCCCTATGCCTGTGTGATGGGCAATGGTCTGTTTCGGGCAGCTACCACTCCGCTGCCGAACTCGATGGTACTGCCTCGTGACAGCATCCTCCCGTTCCTGGACGGGCCCTTGCTGCGTTCCAGCACCCTGCCCCCGAACAAGGCAGTGCTTGTGTCCCTGCTGGGTGCACCAGTTGAAATCGTCGTGCCCTCGGATATCGCCGTGAAGTATCTGCAAACCTCTGCCGAAGGAGAGCATATCTTCCGCGTGCAGCAGAAATTCCATCTCAGGATCAAGGAAGCTGAGGCCATCTGCACCATCACGTGCTGA
- a CDS encoding FAD-dependent oxidoreductase has translation MPEKVVILGGGVAGMSAAHELIERGFEVEVHERQLIPGGKARSIPVMKGEGDHGSKANHIKALERWAEMDGASYPPGVKRPWLPGEHGFRFFPNFYRHITDTMARTPYYDKGTCFDNLVPTTQVLVSQFDKPGIIVPERFPRTLKDVSDAFKTIAFALSPRDQIAYEDVEHFVACMWRIASSCKERRFDEYERIGWWDFIGAQDRSEAYQKFLAIGLTRSLVAAKATTASTKTVGDIAIQLQLGIATPEPHCNRLLNGPTNLVWIQPWLDYLKSKGVVYKFDSKVTGIECRNGRIIGATVEQDGEEKQVTGDWFISAIPIERIAPLVTPEMMALDPALAKLSLLAEDVQWMNGIQFYLTKEVELTHGHVIFIDSPWALTAVSQKQFWHQIDFDNWAEGKTKGLLSIDISEWDKPGLNGKTARNCSREEIASEVWEQVKRGINVDGQTVLRDEDMHYWFLDPDIVQDPNDPKRQSNVEPLLVNRINSWRLRPDAATLIPNFFLASDYVRTFTDLATMEGANEAARRAVNAILQRSGSDAQPCQIWDLHEPDILKPLRAYDYARYQAGLPWDNRFAVAVEAALKMGQDTAGVDRGGDGPLAAIGEPATEYSKPGGVTEDPAIAEALRMICPPKELYDLIANYEPTTDLPIPGDELAEDVAYDLGRDSGQSDALSRAIPISDAPLSAFGAGPERSGTPENKSRVIITQKG, from the coding sequence ATGCCTGAAAAGGTTGTCATTCTTGGAGGCGGCGTGGCCGGAATGAGCGCCGCGCACGAACTGATTGAACGCGGGTTCGAGGTAGAAGTCCACGAACGCCAGTTGATCCCGGGTGGCAAGGCCCGCAGCATCCCAGTGATGAAGGGTGAAGGGGACCATGGTTCGAAAGCAAATCACATCAAGGCGCTTGAAAGATGGGCTGAGATGGATGGGGCCAGTTATCCGCCCGGCGTGAAACGCCCCTGGCTGCCCGGCGAACATGGATTTCGGTTCTTTCCGAACTTTTATCGGCATATCACGGACACGATGGCCCGTACGCCGTATTACGACAAGGGGACATGCTTTGACAATCTGGTCCCGACCACTCAGGTTCTGGTCAGCCAGTTCGATAAACCCGGCATCATTGTCCCAGAACGGTTTCCCCGCACGCTCAAGGATGTCTCGGATGCCTTCAAGACGATTGCCTTCGCGCTCTCGCCGAGGGACCAGATTGCGTATGAGGATGTCGAGCATTTTGTCGCCTGCATGTGGCGGATCGCGAGCTCCTGCAAGGAACGCCGGTTCGACGAATATGAACGGATCGGCTGGTGGGATTTCATCGGCGCGCAAGACCGTTCCGAAGCCTATCAAAAGTTCCTTGCCATCGGCCTGACCCGTTCATTGGTGGCCGCCAAGGCCACGACAGCCAGCACGAAGACAGTGGGGGACATTGCGATTCAGCTTCAGCTGGGCATTGCCACGCCCGAGCCACACTGCAACAGGCTGCTGAACGGGCCCACCAATCTCGTCTGGATTCAACCGTGGCTGGATTACCTGAAAAGCAAGGGGGTCGTTTACAAGTTTGACTCCAAAGTTACGGGCATCGAGTGCCGGAACGGGCGGATTATCGGCGCGACAGTCGAACAGGACGGAGAAGAAAAACAAGTCACCGGGGACTGGTTTATCAGCGCGATCCCGATTGAACGCATTGCTCCACTTGTGACCCCGGAAATGATGGCGCTCGACCCGGCCCTCGCCAAGTTGTCTCTGCTGGCCGAGGACGTACAGTGGATGAACGGCATTCAGTTCTATCTGACCAAGGAAGTTGAACTGACCCACGGCCACGTCATCTTCATTGACAGCCCATGGGCTTTGACCGCTGTGTCGCAAAAACAGTTCTGGCACCAGATTGATTTCGACAACTGGGCTGAAGGAAAGACCAAAGGCCTGCTGTCGATCGACATTTCCGAATGGGACAAACCCGGTCTGAACGGGAAGACAGCGCGTAATTGCAGCCGGGAAGAGATTGCAAGCGAGGTTTGGGAACAGGTCAAGCGGGGCATCAACGTGGATGGCCAAACCGTTTTGCGGGACGAGGATATGCATTACTGGTTCCTCGATCCCGATATCGTTCAAGACCCGAACGACCCCAAGCGTCAAAGCAATGTCGAACCCTTGCTGGTCAACCGTATCAACAGCTGGCGCTTGCGCCCGGATGCGGCCACGCTCATCCCGAATTTCTTCCTGGCATCGGACTATGTCCGCACTTTCACCGACCTTGCCACGATGGAAGGGGCGAACGAGGCCGCGCGCCGTGCCGTCAACGCCATCCTTCAGCGCAGTGGATCGGATGCACAACCCTGCCAGATCTGGGATCTGCACGAGCCCGATATCCTCAAACCGCTGCGTGCCTATGATTACGCCCGGTATCAGGCTGGCCTTCCGTGGGACAACCGGTTCGCTGTTGCGGTCGAAGCCGCGCTGAAAATGGGTCAGGACACGGCAGGAGTTGATCGTGGCGGTGATGGCCCCCTTGCCGCCATAGGAGAACCGGCAACGGAATATTCAAAACCCGGCGGCGTCACCGAGGACCCAGCCATTGCCGAAGCGCTTAGAATGATTTGCCCGCCGAAAGAGCTGTACGACCTCATCGCGAATTACGAACCCACCACGGATCTTCCAATCCCGGGGGATGAGCTTGCCGAAGATGTCGCGTATGATCTGGGTCGGGACAGCGGTCAATCAGATGCCTTGTCCAGGGCGATACCAATTTCGGATGCACCGCTCTCTGCTTTTGGCGCCGGTCCGGAACGATCCGGCACGCCGGAAAACAAAAGTCGCGTGATCATCACCCAGAAGGGCTGA
- a CDS encoding polyprenyl synthetase family protein, whose product MKSGTAHLDPAAKQDFLETLTSYGDQARETLLGLLPTGEPQAYLYGPMRDYIETSGKGLRPALLLATCEAFGGNSENARVSAAVLELLHNAFLIHDDIEDQSDFRRGRECMHKRLGVPLAINTGDGMQSLALRLLRQNLGPLGPETGMRVVDEFDHLLQQSIEGQALELGWIRDNRLNVDASDYLRMCLKKTCWYSFIHPMRIGALIARPHDVESGALNLDDFNAFGFFLGAAFQIQDDVLNLVGSQDSYGKEIGGDIYEGKRTLMLGQLGLKADEPEQARLAEMLSNPRDTRSTQDVTWVLERMNHYGSIRYAQDAANDLLASARSEFAQVFAGTKDGPRAFLGQFMDYLVNRQV is encoded by the coding sequence GTGAAATCCGGAACCGCGCATTTGGATCCTGCGGCGAAACAGGATTTTCTTGAAACGCTGACCTCATACGGGGATCAGGCGCGCGAAACGCTGTTGGGCTTGTTGCCGACGGGTGAGCCTCAGGCCTATCTGTATGGTCCGATGCGCGATTATATCGAAACCTCAGGCAAGGGTCTGAGGCCTGCGCTGTTACTGGCTACATGCGAAGCCTTCGGTGGAAACAGCGAGAATGCGAGGGTCTCGGCCGCAGTTCTTGAGTTGCTGCACAATGCCTTTCTGATCCATGACGACATCGAAGATCAAAGCGATTTCCGGCGCGGGCGCGAATGTATGCACAAGCGGCTTGGGGTTCCACTGGCGATCAATACCGGCGACGGGATGCAATCGCTGGCCCTGCGCCTGCTGCGTCAGAACCTGGGACCGTTGGGCCCGGAAACCGGTATGCGCGTGGTTGATGAGTTCGACCATCTGTTGCAGCAATCCATCGAAGGTCAGGCGTTGGAGCTTGGCTGGATACGAGACAATCGACTGAATGTCGATGCATCCGACTATCTGAGGATGTGTCTGAAAAAGACCTGCTGGTACAGTTTCATTCACCCGATGCGTATCGGGGCCCTGATTGCGCGGCCACATGATGTCGAGTCCGGCGCGCTTAATCTGGATGATTTCAATGCCTTTGGCTTTTTCCTGGGTGCAGCGTTTCAGATTCAGGATGACGTTTTGAATCTCGTCGGCTCTCAGGACAGTTACGGCAAGGAAATTGGCGGCGACATCTATGAAGGCAAACGCACGCTGATGCTGGGCCAGCTTGGACTGAAGGCGGATGAACCTGAACAGGCACGGTTGGCCGAGATGTTGTCAAACCCGCGCGATACCCGGTCGACGCAAGATGTCACCTGGGTGCTGGAACGCATGAACCACTATGGCAGTATCCGCTATGCACAGGACGCGGCGAATGACCTGCTGGCTTCAGCCCGGAGTGAGTTCGCGCAGGTATTCGCGGGGACCAAAGACGGGCCGCGCGCGTTTCTTGGACAGTTCATGGACTATCTCGTGAACCGTCAGGTCTGA
- a CDS encoding DUF3237 domain-containing protein, giving the protein MREFTDRGVTLRWSEAINADGLNRVLVEAGPAVSSHDTVRLICSENGGPERAIRGWPVLRDPQTGFQQFAAILPSVIQEKSLSWRPVLTSGGREYDPGPEEAPEAPPPPTPAKPSAQSPVLEHVAKFVVPFTSNFSPSGETPDGIWLHFAIKEGGTVEGPHLKGTIEPIGGDWMRVRSDGVGLLHAKALIKPSAGNAPILFEDTGVCDFGPDGYAALAKGNLPASAPVRLAPRYLTSNPHYSWMNRLQGFGIGEASLSDITLRFDVYSAKGTSDA; this is encoded by the coding sequence GTGCGCGAGTTTACAGATCGGGGCGTAACGCTGCGTTGGTCCGAGGCGATCAACGCAGACGGTCTCAATCGGGTACTGGTGGAAGCAGGTCCCGCAGTGTCGTCGCATGACACGGTACGTCTGATCTGTTCGGAAAACGGAGGCCCCGAACGCGCCATTCGCGGGTGGCCCGTGTTACGAGACCCGCAAACCGGGTTTCAACAATTCGCAGCCATTTTGCCGTCGGTGATACAGGAAAAATCCTTGTCCTGGCGTCCGGTGCTGACCTCGGGTGGTCGCGAGTACGACCCTGGACCCGAAGAAGCGCCTGAAGCACCCCCCCCACCAACACCCGCGAAACCTTCGGCACAGTCACCCGTTCTGGAGCATGTCGCCAAATTCGTCGTGCCGTTCACCAGCAATTTTTCCCCTTCGGGCGAAACACCGGACGGAATCTGGCTACACTTCGCGATCAAAGAGGGGGGTACCGTCGAAGGCCCACATTTGAAAGGAACGATCGAACCGATTGGCGGAGATTGGATGCGCGTGCGTTCCGATGGTGTGGGACTGCTTCATGCAAAGGCGCTTATCAAACCGTCCGCGGGGAATGCTCCGATCCTGTTCGAAGATACGGGTGTGTGTGACTTCGGCCCGGACGGTTATGCGGCCTTGGCCAAGGGCAACCTGCCCGCTTCGGCCCCGGTACGGCTTGCTCCGCGTTACCTGACCTCAAACCCGCATTACAGCTGGATGAATCGGTTGCAGGGTTTTGGCATTGGCGAAGCCAGCCTGTCAGACATTACCCTGCGCTTTGACGTTTATTCCGCGAAAGGAACTTCCGATGCCTGA
- a CDS encoding adenylate/guanylate cyclase domain-containing protein: protein MTRVLEASPRISKVLYLADLNDYATLFQREGVDDDILDELTDPELRDLGLTVGERKRFRKAQARLKSQEASTRPEVQSNAERRHLTLVFCDLVGSTRLAQRYDPEDLMQIMNLYLDTAIGTLKQHGCHLAYRQGDGIMVYFGYPKAMEDDAERAVRAVLETIEAVQNLENEFGEKLDLRAGIATGMVVVGVVSSKSLGSQDFLVGETANLASRLQGLAEPGEVIISSETWRLTQGAFEFEPRGSHELKGFDNQRNVYRVVSEIISSSRFDARVGQSAVDLVARQDDLSTLTQLWSEAQEGSGRLALVGGAAGIGKSRLIKSLSETIGVKPFTLQCIPHLTSLPLHPIVGELRRVSGDKSNDSIRSSISDFVQTASRLSEADLPVLLDLAGVETGAPTESDPLKKARKSLDVMLRSLGSLCDRRGTLLLVVEDVHWADATTLDVLDALASALSNFPVLVVLSHRPEYEPPEHFESRAARINLSPLGNTEASELVRRVAEPYSLPVILIRQIIEKADGVPLYIEEMTKAVLDQLPQDAPINAEVLDALSVPATLQDSLMSRLDRMENAKPVAQLGSVIGRSFTAQTIHAVAHADMDVESALMQLMAAGVVLITSDSGSATYTFNHALVQDTAYNSLLREDRQKVHLKIARALLDGHQAFGSPAPDTVAHHCDLGGLKDEAVANWVTAGELALSRLANLPAISAFRAALRNIGTMAANADRDGFELRVQMNILPAYMAIYGWSADQVGETAARAMELAQSLGDGETLFAATFCRWTNFFVGGQMNRAMEMGQALDMMAGMSADPVANVLAARALSFTHYFRGEFAECEQQLERAFALITPELDMAMMPMTQSSTTASLLAIQGCLLWQQGKFEKAEAARLEAIEVSRALNHAPNLVYVMGACSMFLPYAGEWDRLDVTMKEARKVADEEGFLYLHAMQDIYMGLAQAGKGDIAGVPERIEACMNLISKSGGNFTFPQNQIVLSELMIDHGDIDQALDRLETVCIPGWERGEMLNKPEYHRVRAKAFAAKGDLDAAIGEAKQALLLAQDCRGVVQEQRARNQLDRLSETK from the coding sequence ATGACGCGAGTCCTTGAGGCATCACCACGCATTTCAAAAGTCCTTTATCTGGCAGATCTGAATGACTATGCCACTCTGTTTCAGAGAGAGGGCGTGGATGACGACATTCTGGACGAGTTGACTGATCCGGAACTGCGTGATCTCGGGTTGACGGTTGGTGAAAGGAAGCGGTTTCGGAAGGCGCAGGCCAGGCTGAAATCACAGGAAGCTTCGACGCGGCCCGAAGTTCAGTCGAATGCCGAGCGCCGGCATCTCACTTTGGTTTTCTGCGATCTTGTGGGGTCGACACGGCTGGCTCAGCGATATGACCCGGAAGACCTGATGCAGATCATGAACCTGTATCTGGATACGGCGATCGGCACCTTGAAACAACACGGCTGCCACCTGGCCTATCGGCAGGGCGACGGCATCATGGTGTATTTCGGATACCCGAAGGCCATGGAAGATGACGCCGAGCGTGCTGTGCGGGCGGTATTGGAAACCATTGAAGCCGTTCAGAATCTTGAAAACGAGTTTGGAGAAAAGCTCGACCTGCGGGCGGGTATTGCGACCGGTATGGTTGTTGTGGGAGTCGTTTCCTCGAAAAGCCTGGGATCTCAGGACTTTCTGGTAGGTGAAACGGCGAATCTTGCGTCCCGTCTTCAGGGGTTGGCCGAACCGGGTGAAGTGATCATTTCTTCCGAGACCTGGCGGCTGACCCAAGGTGCCTTTGAATTCGAACCACGTGGCAGCCATGAGCTGAAAGGCTTTGACAATCAGCGCAACGTGTACCGCGTGGTGTCGGAAATCATTTCCTCCAGCCGGTTCGACGCGCGGGTGGGTCAATCTGCGGTCGATCTTGTGGCCCGGCAGGACGATCTTTCGACTCTGACCCAACTTTGGAGCGAGGCGCAGGAAGGCTCAGGCAGGCTGGCGCTTGTCGGGGGTGCGGCAGGTATCGGCAAATCAAGGCTGATCAAATCGCTGTCTGAAACGATCGGGGTCAAGCCCTTTACGTTGCAGTGCATCCCTCACCTGACCAGTCTTCCCCTGCATCCTATTGTAGGAGAGTTGAGGCGCGTTTCAGGTGATAAATCAAATGACAGCATCAGGTCTTCGATTTCCGACTTCGTGCAAACGGCCTCTCGTCTGAGTGAAGCCGATTTGCCCGTTCTTCTTGATCTGGCGGGTGTGGAGACCGGCGCCCCGACAGAGTCGGACCCGTTGAAGAAAGCGCGCAAGTCACTTGACGTGATGCTGCGCAGTCTGGGCAGCCTGTGCGACAGGCGCGGTACTTTGTTGTTGGTGGTTGAAGACGTTCATTGGGCCGATGCTACCACATTGGACGTCCTGGATGCGCTTGCGTCAGCTTTGAGCAACTTTCCGGTACTGGTGGTTCTGTCCCATCGACCTGAATACGAACCTCCGGAACATTTCGAGAGCCGAGCCGCACGCATTAATCTGTCTCCGCTTGGCAACACCGAAGCATCCGAACTGGTTCGACGCGTGGCTGAGCCATACAGTTTGCCTGTCATCCTGATCAGGCAGATTATCGAGAAGGCGGATGGCGTGCCGCTGTACATCGAAGAAATGACAAAGGCGGTTTTGGACCAGCTTCCCCAGGACGCCCCGATCAATGCCGAGGTTCTGGATGCGCTGAGCGTCCCGGCCACCCTTCAGGACTCGCTGATGTCGCGTCTTGACCGGATGGAAAATGCCAAGCCGGTCGCCCAGCTCGGATCGGTTATCGGACGCAGTTTCACCGCTCAGACGATACACGCGGTCGCGCATGCAGATATGGATGTAGAAAGCGCCCTCATGCAGCTTATGGCGGCTGGCGTCGTGCTGATTACCAGCGATTCAGGGTCGGCCACATACACGTTCAACCACGCGCTGGTTCAGGATACAGCCTATAATTCGTTGCTTCGGGAAGACCGGCAGAAGGTGCATCTGAAAATTGCCCGGGCCTTGCTGGACGGTCACCAAGCATTCGGCAGTCCGGCCCCCGATACCGTCGCGCATCATTGCGATCTTGGCGGATTGAAGGATGAAGCCGTTGCGAATTGGGTCACTGCAGGTGAACTGGCATTGTCCCGGCTGGCGAACCTGCCTGCGATTTCCGCTTTCCGGGCCGCCCTGCGCAACATCGGAACCATGGCGGCCAACGCAGATCGCGATGGATTCGAGCTTCGGGTTCAGATGAATATTCTGCCCGCCTATATGGCGATCTACGGGTGGTCGGCCGACCAGGTCGGAGAAACTGCTGCCAGGGCAATGGAACTGGCCCAGTCTTTGGGCGACGGTGAAACCCTGTTCGCCGCTACCTTCTGCCGCTGGACCAACTTCTTTGTTGGCGGTCAGATGAACCGAGCGATGGAAATGGGACAAGCACTGGATATGATGGCAGGCATGTCCGCTGACCCCGTCGCCAACGTTCTTGCGGCGCGGGCCCTGAGCTTTACTCATTACTTCCGTGGGGAATTTGCTGAATGCGAACAACAGCTTGAGCGCGCTTTCGCCCTGATCACACCCGAGCTGGATATGGCCATGATGCCCATGACCCAGTCTTCCACGACCGCCTCTTTGCTGGCCATTCAGGGATGCCTGCTGTGGCAGCAGGGGAAATTCGAAAAGGCCGAAGCCGCGCGTCTGGAAGCCATCGAGGTCAGCAGGGCGCTGAATCATGCACCCAACCTTGTCTACGTCATGGGCGCTTGCAGCATGTTCCTGCCCTATGCGGGTGAATGGGACCGGCTTGATGTGACGATGAAGGAAGCCAGAAAAGTCGCGGATGAGGAAGGGTTTCTTTACCTTCACGCGATGCAGGACATCTACATGGGTCTCGCGCAAGCCGGGAAAGGCGATATCGCAGGTGTTCCGGAACGCATCGAGGCATGCATGAACCTGATCTCCAAATCTGGTGGAAACTTTACTTTTCCTCAGAATCAGATTGTTCTGTCTGAGTTAATGATAGATCACGGAGATATTGATCAGGCTTTGGACCGGCTCGAAACCGTTTGCATTCCCGGTTGGGAACGTGGCGAGATGCTGAACAAACCTGAATATCACCGTGTGCGAGCAAAGGCTTTTGCCGCAAAGGGGGATTTGGACGCTGCAATTGGCGAGGCGAAACAAGCGCTTTTGCTTGCCCAAGATTGCCGCGGTGTCGTTCAGGAGCAGCGGGCGCGCAATCAGCTGGACAGATTGAGTGAAACAAAATGA